From a single Herbiconiux sp. SALV-R1 genomic region:
- a CDS encoding carbohydrate ABC transporter permease: MTTLATPPGAKRSLWHRIVGRQPLGLLFSSPYLAFVILVFAFPIVYAVWISFHDFFFAAPGANPPRPFVGFDNYVYAFTNDQVLRSFANVGVFLVINVPLTVILSLLLASALNRAVHARTFLRVSYYVPYVTASVAVVAVWLFLFNGSGLVNTILGPLAPDPSWLINEHLAMPVIALYVTWKQLGFYILLYLAALQNVPKELYESAATDGAGRIRQFFSVTVPGVRPATLLVLLISTVTGANLFTEPYLLTAGGGPNGASTSPVLMMYQLGIQQGQPDVAAAIGIVLVIGVLIIAFIQNRFVGERES; the protein is encoded by the coding sequence ATGACAACCCTCGCCACCCCACCGGGGGCGAAGCGGTCGCTGTGGCATCGGATCGTCGGGCGCCAGCCGCTCGGGCTGCTGTTCAGCTCGCCCTACCTGGCGTTCGTCATCCTGGTGTTCGCGTTCCCCATCGTCTACGCGGTGTGGATCTCGTTCCACGACTTCTTCTTCGCAGCCCCGGGCGCCAACCCGCCCCGACCGTTCGTCGGCTTCGACAACTACGTCTACGCCTTCACGAACGACCAGGTGCTCCGCTCCTTCGCGAACGTGGGCGTCTTCCTGGTCATCAATGTGCCGCTCACCGTCATCCTGTCGCTGCTGCTCGCCTCCGCGCTGAACCGGGCGGTGCACGCCCGTACCTTCCTGCGGGTGAGCTACTACGTGCCGTACGTCACGGCGAGTGTCGCGGTGGTCGCGGTGTGGCTGTTCCTGTTCAACGGCAGCGGCCTCGTGAACACGATCCTCGGCCCGCTCGCTCCCGACCCGTCGTGGCTCATCAACGAGCACCTGGCGATGCCGGTGATCGCGCTCTACGTCACCTGGAAGCAGCTCGGGTTCTACATCCTGCTGTACCTGGCGGCGCTGCAGAACGTGCCCAAGGAGCTGTACGAGTCGGCGGCGACCGACGGTGCCGGGCGCATCCGTCAGTTCTTCTCGGTCACCGTGCCCGGAGTGCGGCCCGCGACGCTCCTGGTGTTGCTCATCTCCACCGTGACGGGGGCGAATCTCTTCACCGAGCCGTACCTGCTCACCGCGGGCGGCGGCCCCAACGGCGCCTCCACCTCGCCGGTGCTCATGATGTATCAGCTCGGCATCCAGCAAGGGCAACCGGATGTCGCTGCCGCCATCGGCATCGTGCTGGTGATCGGTGTGCTCATCATCGCGTTCATCCAGAACCGCTTCGTCGGGGAGAGGGAGTCATGA
- a CDS encoding extracellular solute-binding protein, whose translation MGRTAAVATALTVTLGLAACSGGGGGASSDLTATGPITIWYSNNEAEVGWGKQMVEAWNAEHPDEQITAQEIPAGKSSEEVIGAAITAGNAPCLVLNTAPSAVGQFEKQGGLVDLSSFPDGASYIEERSGELAKQYQNADGQYFQFPWKSNPVVIFYNKDLFAKAGLDPENPKLSTYDDFLATSKTLVDAGVAPAAIQPAPTSEFFQMQFDFYPLYAAATGGSQIVEDGKATFADESGYEVAQFWRDLYDQKLAGQEQYQGDAFADGQAAMAIVGPWAISVYGDMNFGSVPVPTPEATPADEVWTFSDAKNIGLFSACENKGTAWEVLKFATSEEQDGAFLEATGQMPLRQDLPTVYADYFSANPEYVAFGDQASRTVEVPAGPNTVQIMQTFRDAWSKSVIFGEGDVDKALDDAAAKIDDLATQP comes from the coding sequence GTGGGCCGCACCGCCGCGGTCGCCACCGCCCTCACCGTGACCCTCGGGCTCGCCGCTTGTTCCGGCGGCGGAGGAGGCGCCTCGAGTGACCTCACCGCCACGGGCCCGATCACCATCTGGTACTCCAACAACGAGGCCGAGGTGGGCTGGGGCAAGCAGATGGTGGAGGCCTGGAACGCCGAGCACCCGGATGAGCAGATCACCGCCCAGGAGATCCCGGCCGGCAAGTCGAGCGAAGAGGTGATCGGTGCCGCGATCACGGCCGGCAACGCCCCCTGCCTCGTGCTGAACACCGCTCCGAGCGCCGTGGGCCAGTTCGAGAAGCAGGGCGGTCTCGTCGACCTCTCCAGCTTCCCCGACGGGGCCAGCTACATCGAGGAGCGCTCGGGCGAACTCGCGAAGCAGTACCAGAACGCCGACGGCCAGTACTTCCAGTTCCCCTGGAAGTCGAACCCCGTCGTCATCTTCTACAACAAGGATCTGTTCGCGAAGGCCGGCCTCGACCCGGAGAACCCGAAGCTGTCGACCTACGACGACTTCCTCGCCACCTCGAAGACCCTGGTCGACGCCGGCGTCGCCCCGGCCGCCATCCAGCCGGCGCCGACGAGCGAGTTCTTCCAGATGCAGTTCGACTTCTACCCCCTGTACGCGGCCGCCACCGGGGGCTCGCAGATCGTCGAAGACGGTAAGGCGACCTTCGCCGACGAGAGCGGCTACGAGGTGGCGCAGTTCTGGCGCGACCTCTACGACCAGAAGCTCGCCGGCCAGGAGCAGTACCAGGGCGACGCCTTCGCCGACGGCCAGGCGGCCATGGCGATCGTGGGCCCCTGGGCCATCTCGGTCTATGGCGACATGAACTTCGGCTCGGTGCCCGTGCCCACCCCTGAGGCCACGCCGGCCGACGAAGTCTGGACCTTCAGCGACGCCAAGAACATCGGCTTGTTCTCGGCCTGCGAGAACAAGGGCACTGCGTGGGAGGTTCTGAAGTTCGCCACCAGCGAGGAGCAGGACGGCGCCTTCCTCGAAGCCACCGGCCAGATGCCGCTGCGCCAGGACCTGCCGACCGTGTACGCCGACTATTTCTCGGCGAACCCTGAGTACGTCGCCTTCGGCGACCAGGCGAGCCGCACGGTGGAGGTGCCTGCGGGGCCCAACACGGTGCAGATCATGCAGACCTTCCGCGACGCGTGGAGCAAGTCGGTGATCTTCGGCGAAGGCGATGTCGACAAGGCGCTCGACGACGCTGCCGCCAAGATCGACGACCTGGCCACCCAGCCGTAG
- a CDS encoding LacI family DNA-binding transcriptional regulator: protein MANSKPTITDVARAAGVSKGLVSFALNDRPGVSAETRSRILEVARELDYRPSLSARSLSTSTSYAVGLVIARDPEILSADPFFPAFIAGVERVLSAEGRALVLSVVRGDDDEEAVYRSLAADKRVDGVFLTDLRDGDPRVPLVGALGLAAVTLGRTGDSTAFPAVVLDDTAGTRAAVAHLVEHGHRRIAHVVGPHRMMHAQRRHAAFREAMASAGLPVVDELVVETDFTAAQGASATARLLDLADPPTAIVFDNDPMAIAGLGVAHERGLRIPDDLSITGFDDSELARYVYPALTSVRSDPLLWGEAAARALLVAISSRANGTAAAASAAASVPDIELDPAHLVVRASTGPARA, encoded by the coding sequence ATGGCGAACTCGAAACCCACCATCACCGACGTGGCGCGGGCGGCCGGGGTGAGCAAGGGGCTCGTGTCGTTCGCGCTGAACGACCGGCCCGGGGTCTCCGCCGAGACCAGGTCGCGCATCCTCGAAGTGGCCCGCGAGCTCGACTACCGCCCGAGCCTCAGCGCGCGGTCGCTCTCGACGAGCACCTCCTACGCCGTCGGCCTCGTCATCGCCCGCGATCCCGAGATCTTGAGCGCCGACCCCTTCTTCCCCGCCTTCATCGCGGGCGTCGAGCGGGTTCTCTCCGCCGAGGGCCGCGCCTTGGTGCTCAGTGTCGTCAGGGGTGACGACGACGAGGAGGCCGTCTACCGCTCGCTCGCCGCCGACAAGCGGGTCGACGGGGTCTTCCTCACCGACCTCCGCGACGGTGACCCCCGCGTGCCGCTCGTCGGGGCCCTCGGTCTCGCCGCCGTCACCCTCGGCCGCACGGGAGACTCGACGGCCTTCCCCGCTGTCGTGCTCGACGACACCGCGGGCACCCGCGCCGCGGTCGCCCACCTCGTCGAGCACGGTCACCGCCGCATCGCCCACGTCGTCGGCCCCCACCGCATGATGCACGCGCAGCGGCGGCACGCCGCCTTCCGCGAGGCGATGGCCTCCGCAGGCCTGCCCGTCGTCGACGAGCTCGTGGTCGAGACCGACTTCACCGCGGCCCAGGGGGCCTCGGCGACCGCCCGGCTGCTCGACCTCGCCGACCCGCCGACGGCGATCGTCTTCGACAACGACCCCATGGCCATCGCCGGGCTCGGCGTCGCCCATGAGCGAGGCCTCCGCATTCCCGACGACCTCTCCATCACGGGCTTCGACGACTCCGAGCTCGCCCGTTACGTCTACCCCGCGCTCACCTCCGTGCGGTCCGACCCGCTGCTCTGGGGCGAGGCCGCGGCCCGCGCCCTGCTCGTGGCCATCTCGTCACGCGCGAACGGAACGGCCGCGGCAGCGTCGGCCGCCGCATCCGTTCCCGACATCGAACTCGACCCCGCGCACCTCGTAGTGCGCGCCTCGACCGGGCCCGCAAGGGCTTGA
- a CDS encoding DUF2812 domain-containing protein produces the protein MNTSFKIFADFDKEERWLNRQAAEGRLVHKAGPLYAFAPVEPGSAVVRVDYRPTMSAADFDDYVTLFADAGWRHLAGTRTSGTQYFASSAERADTEIFSDPSSRALRYRRALGVTGGIAALYLLLVFVLVVSGNSVFESLFTPGAWYLTPGLWQKEGWALVGAFLFETPFVILRIGAPVLLVAACIVMLATVAHQWRLYRRATV, from the coding sequence ATGAACACGTCATTCAAGATCTTCGCCGACTTCGACAAGGAAGAGCGGTGGCTCAATCGACAGGCGGCCGAGGGGCGCCTCGTGCACAAGGCGGGCCCGCTCTACGCCTTCGCGCCCGTCGAACCCGGCTCCGCCGTGGTGCGCGTCGACTACCGGCCCACCATGAGCGCCGCCGACTTCGACGACTACGTCACGCTCTTCGCCGACGCCGGATGGCGGCACCTCGCCGGCACGCGCACGAGCGGCACCCAGTACTTCGCCTCCTCGGCCGAACGCGCCGACACCGAGATCTTCTCCGACCCCTCGTCGCGGGCGCTGCGCTACCGCCGGGCCCTCGGCGTCACGGGCGGCATCGCCGCGCTCTACCTGCTCCTCGTCTTCGTGCTCGTGGTCTCGGGCAACAGCGTCTTCGAGTCGTTGTTCACCCCGGGCGCCTGGTATCTCACGCCGGGCCTGTGGCAGAAGGAGGGCTGGGCCCTCGTCGGAGCCTTCCTGTTCGAGACCCCCTTCGTCATCCTCCGCATCGGCGCCCCCGTGCTCCTCGTCGCCGCCTGCATCGTGATGCTCGCGACGGTCGCCCATCAGTGGCGGCTCTACCGCCGCGCGACGGTCTGA
- a CDS encoding PadR family transcriptional regulator, translating into MKGVAMRDPHLPLTETVAYTLLALVEPGHGYAVMARVESMSDGAVRLAPGTMYGALENLEKQKLIARMASADARRKVYQITELGYQTLTRDAERMAHLVSLFELTRTQAPQKEER; encoded by the coding sequence ATGAAGGGAGTCGCCATGAGGGATCCGCACCTGCCGCTCACGGAGACGGTCGCGTACACGCTGTTGGCCCTGGTCGAGCCCGGCCATGGGTACGCGGTGATGGCGCGGGTGGAATCGATGAGCGACGGGGCGGTGAGACTGGCGCCGGGCACGATGTACGGCGCCCTCGAGAACCTCGAGAAGCAGAAGCTCATCGCACGGATGGCGAGTGCCGATGCCCGCCGCAAGGTCTACCAGATCACCGAGCTCGGCTACCAGACGCTCACCCGCGACGCCGAACGCATGGCGCACCTCGTGAGCCTGTTCGAGCTCACCCGAACGCAGGCGCCCCAGAAGGAGGAACGATGA
- a CDS encoding aldo/keto reductase — protein MLYTRSGRSGLKLPALSLGLWHNFGHERPIETQRAIIRRAFDLGVTHFDLANNYGPPPGSAETNFGRIFAEDLARYRDEIIVSSKAGYHMWEGPYGEWGSRKNLLASLDQSLGRLGLDYVDIFYSHRFDPETPLEETMGALATAVQTGRALYVGVSNYSPEQTREAARLLAEHKIPLTIHQPRYSMFDRHIEDGLLPVLDEVGAGSIVFSPLAQGLLTDRYLDGTVPSDSRAATSHFLSEKGIDEEYLARARALNEIAASRGQTLAQLALSWVLRHPQVTSALIGASSVAQLEQNVAALDADPLSAEEVAAIEPHAVHGTGQNRG, from the coding sequence ATGCTCTACACGCGCTCCGGGCGCAGCGGACTGAAGCTCCCCGCACTCTCGCTCGGGCTCTGGCACAACTTCGGCCACGAGCGCCCGATCGAGACCCAGCGGGCGATCATCCGTCGCGCCTTCGACTTGGGCGTCACGCACTTCGACCTGGCCAACAACTACGGCCCGCCTCCCGGCTCGGCCGAGACCAACTTCGGCCGCATCTTCGCCGAAGACCTGGCGCGCTACCGCGACGAGATCATCGTCTCGTCGAAGGCCGGCTACCACATGTGGGAAGGGCCGTACGGGGAGTGGGGGTCGCGCAAGAACCTGCTCGCGTCGCTCGACCAGTCGCTCGGGCGGCTCGGTCTCGACTACGTCGACATCTTCTACTCGCACCGCTTCGACCCCGAGACGCCGCTCGAGGAGACGATGGGCGCGCTCGCCACCGCCGTGCAGACGGGCCGCGCGCTCTACGTGGGGGTGTCGAACTACTCGCCCGAGCAGACGCGCGAGGCGGCGCGGCTGCTCGCCGAGCACAAGATCCCTCTCACCATCCACCAGCCGCGTTACTCGATGTTCGATCGGCACATCGAGGACGGGCTGCTGCCGGTGCTCGATGAGGTCGGGGCGGGCAGCATCGTCTTCTCCCCTCTCGCCCAGGGCCTTCTCACCGACCGCTACCTCGACGGCACCGTGCCGTCCGACTCGCGCGCGGCGACCTCGCACTTCCTGTCGGAGAAGGGCATCGACGAGGAGTACCTCGCCCGGGCCCGCGCACTGAACGAGATCGCGGCTTCGCGCGGCCAGACGCTGGCGCAGCTCGCGCTGAGCTGGGTGCTGCGACACCCGCAGGTGACCTCGGCGCTCATCGGCGCGTCGAGCGTGGCGCAGCTCGAGCAGAACGTGGCGGCACTGGATGCGGACCCGCTGTCGGCCGAGGAGGTCGCCGCGATCGAGCCCCACGCCGTGCACGGCACCGGGCAGAACCGTGGTTGA
- a CDS encoding FAD-binding protein, producing the protein MVEAGAAAGSPGLNWAGTHRYAADRLAEPASIAEAQRLVASASRVRALGSRHSFNDIADPGEGGLLLSLAALSGEEASIEIDTDARTVTVASATRYAALATHLEQHGWALENMGSLPHISVGGATATGTHGSGERNRNLSAAVVGIELIDGSGSLVTLTESGDPERFPGAVIALGALGVVTRLTLRIVPSYRMRQDVYLDLPWASVESDFDAVMGGAYSVSLFTDWRESGPHQVWVKAVVSSSAPLTPAIEPGLGYFGAVSAGEKVMSPADEGHDNTTVQGGVVGPWCERLPHFRIDATPSNGDEIQSEYFVDRSSALDAIAAVRGLGARIRPHLLVSEIRAVAGDPQWLSPTRGVDSVALHFTWKNEPDSVRELLPVLEAALAPFEARPHWGKWFAADASTLAPLYPALPRFAALADSLDPEHRFRNPYLARVLGL; encoded by the coding sequence GTGGTTGAGGCGGGCGCGGCAGCCGGGTCTCCCGGACTCAACTGGGCCGGCACCCACCGCTACGCCGCCGACCGCCTCGCCGAACCAGCCTCGATCGCCGAGGCGCAGCGGCTTGTCGCATCCGCTTCTCGGGTGCGTGCGCTGGGCTCGCGCCACTCCTTCAACGACATCGCCGACCCCGGCGAGGGCGGGCTGCTGCTCAGCCTCGCCGCCCTGTCGGGCGAGGAGGCCTCGATCGAGATCGACACGGATGCGCGCACGGTCACCGTCGCATCGGCCACCCGCTACGCCGCCCTCGCCACGCACCTCGAGCAGCACGGCTGGGCGCTCGAGAACATGGGCTCGCTCCCCCACATCTCGGTCGGCGGAGCGACGGCCACCGGCACCCACGGCTCGGGCGAGCGCAACCGCAACCTCTCGGCGGCCGTGGTCGGCATCGAGCTGATCGACGGCTCGGGCTCACTCGTCACCCTCACCGAGTCGGGCGACCCGGAGCGCTTCCCGGGTGCCGTCATCGCCCTCGGCGCGCTCGGCGTCGTGACGCGACTGACCCTCCGTATCGTGCCGAGTTACCGGATGCGCCAAGACGTCTACCTCGATCTCCCGTGGGCGTCGGTCGAGTCCGACTTCGACGCGGTGATGGGCGGTGCGTACTCGGTGAGCCTGTTCACCGACTGGCGGGAGTCGGGGCCGCATCAGGTGTGGGTGAAGGCGGTGGTGTCGTCGTCAGCGCCTCTGACTCCCGCGATCGAGCCGGGCCTCGGCTATTTCGGCGCGGTCTCGGCGGGCGAGAAGGTGATGTCGCCAGCCGACGAGGGCCACGACAACACCACCGTGCAGGGGGGCGTCGTGGGGCCGTGGTGCGAGCGGCTTCCCCACTTCCGCATCGATGCGACACCGTCGAACGGCGACGAGATCCAGTCCGAGTACTTCGTCGACCGCTCGTCGGCCCTCGACGCCATCGCGGCGGTACGGGGTCTGGGGGCGCGCATCCGGCCGCACCTGCTGGTGTCGGAGATCCGCGCCGTCGCGGGCGACCCGCAGTGGCTGAGCCCGACTCGCGGGGTCGACTCCGTGGCCCTCCACTTCACGTGGAAGAACGAGCCCGACTCCGTGCGGGAGCTGCTCCCCGTGCTCGAGGCCGCGCTCGCCCCCTTCGAGGCCCGCCCCCACTGGGGCAAGTGGTTCGCGGCCGACGCCTCGACCCTCGCACCCCTCTACCCCGCCCTCCCCCGCTTCGCGGCCCTCGCCGACTCCCTCGACCCGGAGCACCGCTTCCGCAACCCCTACCTCGCGCGCGTGCTGGGGCTCTGA
- a CDS encoding ATP-binding protein: protein MQALTNPYTPNAGAEPQAVVGRDDQLESFDFLLARIERAKTEQSMIITGLRGVGKTVLLGQFRTKALERDWVVVELEVSKNDESHFRAAMATKLRTALFELSPKARWTDRFTHAASVLRSFTISVDVGGTVSAGLDVDAAEGFADHGNLALDMTDVFVAIGEAAKERERGVVLLFDEVQFLNKQQLEAVIGALHKMVQRKLPVTLVGAGLPQIAELAGDAKSYAERLFKFPSIGNLDDGDARAALSKPAADEGIAYTDDALVESLEVTGGYPYFLQELGYAVWTVAEGPIITRDDIHTAVPGYEAKLDESFFRVRLDRATETQRAYLRAMAGLGPAPQKASDVADAMGRTSQNLGPTRAELINMGLLYTPEHGYAAFTVPHFDKFLLRAIPTLSVPTLKPRKRKE, encoded by the coding sequence GTGCAAGCTTTGACCAACCCGTACACGCCGAACGCGGGCGCCGAACCACAAGCGGTGGTCGGCCGCGACGACCAGCTGGAGTCTTTCGACTTCCTCTTAGCGCGGATCGAGCGGGCGAAGACCGAGCAATCCATGATCATCACCGGATTGCGCGGGGTCGGCAAAACGGTGCTTCTCGGCCAGTTTCGCACCAAGGCCCTCGAGCGCGATTGGGTCGTGGTCGAGCTCGAAGTGAGCAAGAACGATGAGAGCCATTTCCGAGCCGCAATGGCGACGAAGCTACGCACCGCTCTTTTCGAGCTCTCACCGAAAGCGCGATGGACCGACCGCTTCACTCACGCAGCTTCGGTGCTGCGCTCCTTCACCATCAGCGTTGACGTTGGCGGAACCGTCTCCGCAGGCCTGGACGTCGATGCCGCCGAGGGTTTTGCCGATCACGGCAACCTCGCTCTCGACATGACGGATGTCTTCGTGGCGATCGGCGAGGCGGCGAAGGAGAGGGAACGCGGAGTGGTTCTCCTCTTCGACGAGGTTCAGTTCCTGAACAAGCAACAGCTGGAAGCTGTGATCGGGGCGCTGCACAAGATGGTGCAACGAAAGCTTCCTGTGACCCTGGTCGGTGCGGGCCTCCCCCAGATCGCGGAACTCGCCGGCGACGCCAAATCCTACGCGGAGCGGCTGTTCAAGTTTCCCTCCATCGGCAACCTCGACGACGGCGACGCCCGCGCCGCGCTGTCGAAGCCGGCTGCGGATGAGGGTATCGCTTACACTGACGACGCACTCGTCGAGTCTCTCGAGGTCACGGGCGGCTACCCCTACTTCTTGCAGGAACTCGGTTATGCCGTCTGGACCGTCGCGGAGGGGCCGATCATCACCCGCGATGACATCCACACGGCGGTCCCCGGCTACGAGGCGAAGCTCGACGAATCGTTCTTCAGAGTTCGCCTCGACCGGGCGACCGAGACCCAGCGCGCTTACTTGCGCGCGATGGCAGGCCTCGGGCCCGCGCCGCAGAAGGCGTCAGACGTGGCAGACGCGATGGGGCGCACCTCCCAGAACCTCGGTCCGACGCGGGCCGAACTGATCAACATGGGTCTGCTCTACACACCGGAGCACGGATACGCCGCATTCACGGTGCCCCACTTCGACAAGTTCCTCCTGCGAGCCATCCCGACCCTGTCGGTGCCGACACTGAAGCCTCGCAAACGCAAGGAGTGA
- a CDS encoding helix-turn-helix transcriptional regulator, giving the protein MKSPSRSIRHDERSGVLVPSNLARFEAEWVKPAEAVRDVVDTYWAVRWDLPPGDVVTQRIVDFPAVTLSIEEGDVPAPFVLSVVRPGAWSRDIRGRGAVFALRLRPAGLRVLSDLGLTAVASELAITAGTDARAHAVLQTIASASGVAERAARADETVLRMLNRRPLGRAQLIANAALDALTASPRTRSGEAVAAELGTSERTLQRALRATIGIGPNDAARRIRMQEVVRRLSEPAADIAVIAAELGYVDQAHLTHEFRRTTGTTPGRYLRELSHSLQSLGT; this is encoded by the coding sequence ATGAAATCGCCATCGCGGAGCATCCGTCACGACGAACGGTCGGGTGTTCTCGTGCCCTCGAACCTCGCTCGGTTCGAGGCCGAGTGGGTGAAACCGGCGGAAGCGGTTCGAGACGTCGTCGACACCTATTGGGCGGTGCGCTGGGATCTCCCGCCCGGTGATGTCGTCACGCAGCGGATCGTCGACTTCCCCGCCGTCACGCTGAGCATCGAGGAGGGCGATGTCCCCGCCCCGTTCGTACTCTCGGTGGTGCGTCCGGGTGCGTGGTCTCGCGACATCAGGGGCCGTGGGGCGGTCTTCGCCCTCCGGCTGAGGCCGGCCGGCTTGCGGGTGCTCAGCGACCTCGGGTTGACCGCTGTCGCATCGGAGCTCGCGATCACAGCGGGCACGGATGCGCGCGCTCACGCCGTTCTCCAGACCATCGCCTCGGCCTCCGGTGTCGCCGAGCGCGCGGCTCGCGCCGACGAGACGGTCCTGCGGATGCTGAACCGACGTCCCCTCGGTCGAGCGCAACTGATCGCGAACGCGGCCCTCGACGCCTTGACCGCCAGCCCCCGCACCCGCTCGGGGGAGGCCGTCGCCGCGGAACTCGGCACCAGCGAACGCACCCTGCAGCGCGCTCTCCGCGCCACGATCGGCATCGGCCCGAACGACGCGGCCCGGCGCATCCGGATGCAGGAGGTCGTGCGTCGCCTCTCAGAGCCCGCTGCCGACATCGCCGTCATCGCAGCCGAGCTCGGCTATGTCGACCAGGCACACCTCACCCACGAATTCCGTCGCACCACCGGAACCACCCCCGGCCGGTACCTTCGCGAACTCTCTCATTCCCTGCAATCTCTCGGCACGTGA
- a CDS encoding DUF6157 family protein: MTTNYIDTFIAVAPDCRVVAAVAPPVTAKPTVAALQFELLAEHPYELTSDELLFTVHATRAGIADADLASEQDRFFAKGQPCLRASPLGKRYGWGTHHDEHGRVAIYAVESADYQRLLADDTLTQKAAMRSSRA, from the coding sequence ATGACGACCAACTACATCGACACATTCATTGCCGTCGCCCCCGACTGCCGGGTGGTCGCCGCCGTGGCTCCGCCCGTCACGGCCAAGCCGACGGTCGCGGCACTGCAGTTCGAACTGCTCGCCGAGCATCCGTACGAGCTGACCTCGGATGAGCTGCTGTTCACCGTGCACGCCACCCGCGCCGGCATCGCCGACGCCGACCTCGCCTCGGAGCAAGACCGCTTCTTCGCGAAAGGACAGCCGTGCCTGCGCGCCTCGCCCCTGGGAAAGCGCTACGGCTGGGGCACCCACCACGACGAGCACGGGCGCGTCGCGATCTACGCGGTCGAAAGCGCCGACTACCAGCGACTCCTCGCCGACGACACCCTCACGCAGAAAGCCGCGATGCGCTCCTCCCGCGCCTGA
- a CDS encoding GNAT family N-acetyltransferase, which produces MQTHGEVYAEQFGWGADFEALVARIVGTDAAAGTLFIAELDGARAGCVLLVRGDDDLTGKLRVLLVAPQARGVGVAGALVDELLRCAYSTGYRTVTLWTMDNLTAARRVYERAGFTLEHEAPTHLFGQKLVEQTWSLTLAGPPS; this is translated from the coding sequence GTGCAGACTCATGGAGAGGTGTACGCGGAGCAGTTCGGTTGGGGCGCCGACTTCGAAGCGCTCGTCGCGCGCATCGTCGGTACCGACGCCGCCGCAGGGACCCTCTTCATCGCCGAGCTCGACGGAGCCCGCGCGGGCTGTGTGCTGCTCGTTCGAGGCGACGATGACCTCACGGGCAAGCTCCGCGTCTTGCTCGTGGCCCCACAGGCGCGTGGTGTCGGGGTCGCTGGGGCGCTCGTCGACGAATTGCTGCGGTGCGCGTACTCGACCGGGTACCGCACGGTCACGCTCTGGACCATGGACAACCTCACCGCCGCCCGACGCGTCTACGAACGCGCCGGCTTCACCCTCGAGCATGAAGCCCCGACACATCTGTTCGGACAGAAACTCGTCGAACAGACCTGGTCGCTCACTCTGGCGGGACCACCCAGCTGA
- a CDS encoding TetR/AcrR family transcriptional regulator has translation MTSASVTPSPRKTELLEAAYRYILDHGIADMSLRPLAQAIGSSTRVLLFLFGTKDGLVRALLARAREDELAGILHLDVGGGLGEAVEVLWAWLSTPEHAPVLRLWVESYGRSLLDAEGPWSGFARESVTDWLRILERAQPGVGAEADAQRTLALAVLRGALLDLAATSDRDRLDRAVAAAAARFRADQVA, from the coding sequence GTGACCTCCGCATCCGTGACCCCCTCCCCCCGCAAGACGGAGCTGCTCGAAGCCGCATACCGGTACATCCTCGATCACGGCATCGCGGACATGTCTCTGCGTCCGCTGGCGCAGGCGATCGGGTCGAGCACCCGCGTGCTCCTGTTCCTCTTCGGGACGAAGGACGGCCTCGTGCGTGCGCTCCTCGCGCGAGCCCGGGAGGACGAGCTCGCAGGAATCCTTCATCTCGACGTCGGCGGCGGGCTGGGCGAGGCCGTGGAGGTTCTGTGGGCCTGGTTGTCGACTCCGGAGCACGCCCCGGTCTTGCGACTCTGGGTCGAGTCCTACGGCCGGTCGCTCCTCGACGCGGAGGGGCCCTGGTCGGGGTTCGCGCGCGAATCCGTCACCGACTGGCTCCGCATCCTCGAGCGCGCTCAGCCCGGCGTCGGGGCCGAAGCCGACGCTCAACGCACCCTTGCGCTCGCGGTGCTCCGCGGAGCGCTGCTCGACCTCGCGGCGACCTCGGACCGCGACCGCCTCGACCGGGCCGTCGCTGCCGCGGCGGCTCGATTCAGAGCCGATCAGGTGGCCTGA
- a CDS encoding DUF1345 domain-containing protein yields MSHLSVKAGVAAMAGMVVAVVAALLGVPELSPLLGWVVASAVVLALLRSQQKDAVGSAAAILAVVGVVAAWALINTVYAFKYARMYYLDDNHRFDFDQDEDPAYSDFAYTAFAIGMAYSASNVTESSTPSRRIALGHALLSYFFGTFVVAVAINLITGLTQGG; encoded by the coding sequence GTGTCTCATCTGTCAGTGAAAGCCGGTGTTGCTGCGATGGCCGGCATGGTGGTCGCGGTGGTCGCGGCTCTTCTCGGTGTTCCCGAGCTGTCGCCACTTCTGGGCTGGGTGGTCGCGTCGGCGGTGGTGTTGGCGCTCCTCCGCAGCCAGCAGAAGGATGCCGTCGGATCGGCGGCCGCCATCCTCGCCGTCGTCGGGGTGGTCGCGGCGTGGGCCTTGATCAACACCGTCTACGCGTTCAAGTACGCGCGCATGTACTACCTCGACGACAACCACCGCTTCGACTTCGACCAAGACGAAGACCCGGCCTACAGCGACTTCGCGTACACGGCCTTCGCGATCGGGATGGCGTACAGCGCGAGCAACGTCACCGAGTCCTCCACCCCCTCCCGCCGCATCGCCCTGGGCCACGCGCTGCTGTCGTACTTCTTCGGCACCTTCGTCGTCGCGGTCGCCATCAACCTCATCACCGGCCTCACCCAGGGAGGCTGA